The Macaca mulatta isolate MMU2019108-1 chromosome 19, T2T-MMU8v2.0, whole genome shotgun sequence sequence AGTACAACAAAAAGGCAAaggagggccgggcatggtggctcacgcctgtaatcccagcactttgggaggccgaggtgggtagatcatgatgtcaggagttcaagaccagcctggtcaacatggcaaaacattcatctctactaaaaatagaaaaataagccagatgggtcgtgcaggcctgtaatcctagctactcgggaggttgaggtaagagaatcacttgaaccaggaggtggaggtggcagtgagtcgagatcgcaccattgcactccatcctggcaacagagtgagacgccatttcaaaaaaaaaaaaaaaggcaaaggagtAGAAATTGTAAAAgggaagtttgttttttttttttttttgagacagagcgtcactctatcacccaggttggagtgcagtggcgcgatcttggctcactgcaacctccgcctcccatgttcaagcaattctcctgcctcagcctcccaaggagctgggcctacaggttcatcccgccatacctggctaattttttatttttagtagagacggggtttcaccatgttggccaggctggtctcgaattcttgacctcaggtggtccgcctgcctcggcctcccaaagcaccgggattacaggcgtgagccaccgcgccgggccagaAAGGGAAGATTTTTTTAAGAGCGATGATATTGCGAGTAATGAGGAAATGAGATTCACAGAAGAACAAAACAACCTCTGattaaaaacaacacacacagtTCTTCAAAATCATACACATCCTTACCTGTCACCAATATCTCAAGCCAATCACTGCGTTCTGAGGCCCAGAAGGGAGACTTTGCCTGGTAGTACACGCAGCTGTAGTTCCCAGCGTCGCCGGCTGTCACGTCCTCCAGGGAGAAGTCCGTCTCCTTCCCCGCTGGACTCCGCAGCTGGATGGCAGATGACGTCCCTGCCTTCAGTAGAGCAAACATGATAGGCAGAAACAGTTGGTCTGGCTGCCGGCACTGCAGAGTCACCCTTCCACCTGCGGTCACCGTACCCCTTTGGTGGGTTTGGAGGAAAGGTTTAGATAAATGTCCTGTAAGAGAAGTCAGGCTCTGAGGTCCTGGGGAGAAGTCTGGAATCCCCTACTCGCCCCTGTTCTCCTGGCCGGAGGCTCTCATGGAGTGTGGGAAATCAGAGACTTCTGATCTCTTCCACCTtcctccactttctttttttttttttttttttttttttttttttttttttgagacggagtctcgctctgtcgcccaggctggagtgcagtggcgcgatctcggctcactgcaagctccgcctcccgggttcccgccattctcctgcctcagcctcctgagtagctgggactacaggcgccgccaccgcgcccggctagttttttgtatttttagtagagacggggtttcactgtggtctcgatctcctgaccttgtgatccacctgcctcggcctcccaaagtgctgggattacaggcttgagccaccgcgcccggccaccttccTCCACTTTCTACTCCGACCCCAGGACAGAGATTCTCCCTCCTGCAAGACCTGtataaggccgggcgtggtggctcacacctgtaatcccagcactgaggtcgggagtttgagaccagcctggccaacatggtgaaaccctgtctctactaaaaatacaaaaattagctgggcatggtggcacacacctgtaatcccagctactcaggaggctgaggcaggagaatcagttgagcccaggaggcagaggttgcagtgagtcaagatggcaccactgcactccggcctgggtgacagagtataaAACCAAGGTATGCAATTTcattcctgtctctctccctctcccaccacccccagctaccctggaggtgGGACCCCTTttctccctctgccctctgcttCCTCCCTCATCCCCTGCCCCCCGTATGTCATCGGCAGGCACCCTATCCACACCTGTCACCAACAGCAGAAGGACGTCACTGCGCTGTGAAGGGATGTGGGGGAACGCTTTTCTGTAGTATTCGCAGGTGTACTCTCCAGCATTTCTGATTTTTAGATTATTGAGGTGAAATTTGGCCGGGCCCTCTGTCGAATCAAGGGGCTTCGGAGACTCCAGAATAATTCCTCCCTTCCTGAGAACAAAGCTCACGCCTCTCGTAGGCGTCCAGCATCGCAGCGTCACATTGCTGTTGGCAGGGACCACCGAGCTGGGCCAGGCACTGAGGGACGGCTTGGGCAGTGACCCTGGAAGGAAGCAGAGCCCAGTGCTGGGCCTGACGCCCTTCCCTGCTCTCAGAAAGccctttttaaactttattattattattagttattattattattatttcctgcGCCCAACCAGGAAGCCTATTTTAAGAAGGGAaacgggccaggcgcggtggctcacgcctgtaatcccaacactttgggaggccgaggcgggaagatcacgaggtcgtaagatcgagaccatcctggccaacatggtgaaactctgtatctactacaaatacaaaaattagccgggcgcggtggcgggcgcctgtagtcccagctactcgggaggctgaggcaggagaatggcgtgaacccgggaggcggagcttgctgtaagctgagatcgcaccaccacactccagcctggcgaaagag is a genomic window containing:
- the TARM1 gene encoding LOW QUALITY PROTEIN: T-cell-interacting, activating receptor on myeloid cells protein 1 (The sequence of the model RefSeq protein was modified relative to this genomic sequence to represent the inferred CDS: deleted 1 base in 1 codon), giving the protein MISKLLSLLCFRLCMGQGDTRGDGSLPKPSLSAWPSSVVPANSNVTLRCWTPTRGVSFVLRKGGIILESPKPLDSTEGPAKFHLNNLKIRNAGEYTCEYYRKAFPHIPSQRSDVLLLLVTGHLSKPFLQTHQRGTVTAGGRVTLQCRQPDQLFLPIMFALLKAGTSSAIQLRSPAGKETDFSLEDVTAGDAGNYSCVYYQAKSPFWASERSDWLEILVTVPPGTTSSNYTLGNFIRLGLAAIILIIMGAFLVEAWHSRKVSPGGSSEAFKRE